The genomic segment TGATTTTTGAATTTGTTTCTGAAAATAAATTAGTTTTGCCTATTCATTATAATCATATTCTTCAGGGTTTAATTTATCATTCCTTTTCTGATAGAACTCTGGCTGATTTTTTACACAATAATGGTTATCAATTGAATAAACGAAAATTTAAGCTATTTTCTTTTTCTCGTTTAATGGGAGATTTTATTATTGATAATCAAAATAAACAAATTATTTTTGAATCACCTGTGAAGTTTGTTGTCACATCTGTAAAACCTGTAATCATACAGGATATTACTTCAAATATAATTAAAAACAATTATGTCCGTATTGGAAAAGAACATTTGTTTTTAAAAGAAGTCAAATTTGAATCTTTTAATGTTGAGAGTAACAAAATGTATATTAAAATGTTATCACCTGTAGTTACTTATAAGACTTATGAAGCCAATGGAAGCAAAAAAACCCATTATTATTCTCCCTGGGAACCGGAATTTGAAGAACAAATTAAAAATAATCTTTTGAAAAAATATGAGTTAGTAGAGGGTAAGAAACCAGATAATTTGGAATTTAGTATCAAGCCACTATTTAAAAAAGAAACTGCTAAACCAAATATAATTTTATATCGCGATTTTGTTATTAAAGGTTGGTCAGGAATTTTTGAACTCTCTGGAGACCTTAAACTATTAAAAATTGCATATGACATTGGTATTGGAGCCAAAAATTCACTTGGTTTTGGGTGTTTTGAAATTCTTACTAGTAAGTCATCTAAAAATTCTCGAAGATAAAATAGATATTGTAGAGCTTATTTAGTTACAAAAGAAGATAATACCCTTAACAGGAGGCTATATAGCATGCATTACTACCTGAAAAGTACTGTTTGTTTTTGCTAAAAAATACATTTTACATTCATCAAAAATAGTGATAGCATAAACTATAGGGGAAGTATAAATAAAGGAGTTGTTGTAGATAATGAAGCAATTACTTAAGAAAGTGACGACAGTACTGGTACTGATAGTAGTCATACTCTTCCTGGCTGCCTGTGGAGAAAGAATGAATCCTGAAGAGATTGAGAAGATGAAGATTGAGCAGACTATCGGAAATTATCTGGATGGTTACGCAAAAAATAATTCTACTCAGATTATTGAAACTCTTTATCTTGAGGAGAGTAAAAAGGAAGATTTACAGATCATATTAGATCAGTTTTTACAGGTTTTTCATAGGAATCCCTATACTTTTAAAATCTCTTATCAGATTGAAGACAATCTGATAGAAGGTGATTTTGCTGTTATTGATTTATCTGCGGTTTTGCGAATTTATGATGAAGAGGATATTGAACTCTTTTCGGTTCGTCTTTTCAAAGATAAAGAACTTATCCTGGTTAAAGATTCAGATGGAGAATGGAAGATTGATGTAAAACAATTTATCCCTGAAGAACTTTTGAAATTGGATTTTATCTTTTAAGAACTAATCCCCACACTTTAAAAACGGGTGGGGATTTTATTTATTTAAATTGTTAACCTCAATAATAGAAAGGTTGACAATCTAGCTTCTTCTATGGTATTATTTTGCTAGATGTTATAAAAGGAGGTGGACGGGATGTCAGAATCGCTGCGCCAGACCATTCTTAAGCTGTTATCTGAGCAGGATACATATATATCAGGGCAGGAACTATCAGAAAGATTGGGAGTTTCCCGAACTGCCATTTGGAAGCATATCAGTGCCCTTAAAGAAAAAGGGTATGAGATTGAATCTATACCCAATAAAGGGTATCGGTTATTAAATACCCCGAATAGATTGATTCCTGAAGAAATTTTGAGAAATTTAAAAACTACTACTTTGGGAAAAAAGATTGTATTTTTTGAAGAGATTGATTCTACTAATACTCAGGCCAAAGAATCTGCCTTAGATTATCCTGAAGGAACCATCTTTTTAGCTGAAGCCCAGACTAAGGGTCGGGGCCGACTTGGGCGTAGCTGGAGTTCAATACCAGGAAAGGGTATCTGGTGTTCGGTACTGTTAAAACCATCTCTTGACCCAACCTTTGCCGGTCAATTTCCACTGCTTACAGCTGTTGCTATTGCTGAAACGTTCCATAATCTAGGAGTAGATGCAAAGATCAAATGGCCCAATGATCTTTTGGTGGATGGAAAAAAAATTTGCGGTATTTTAACGGAAATGGGGGCAGAATTGGACAGGATAAATTATCTGGTTATCGGCTTTGGGATAAATGTCAAACATAAGCTTGAAGACTTTCCGAAAGAGATTCGAACTATTGCTACATCGTTGGAAATGGTACTTAAAAAGGAAGTTGATCGGGTTCAATTGCTTTGCGATATCCTTTTAAAATTGGAAAAATACTATTTCCAACTCTTAAAAGAAGGGTTTGAGCCAATTCGAAAGCTATGGAAAGAATATACCTGCACTCTAGGTCACGAGGTTAAAATTTCACGTTTTAACGAACTTCCCCTTTTTGGAAAAGCCCTTGATTTAAATCCGGATGGTTCTTTGCTTTTTGAGTTACCTGATGGTCAGATAATCAATGTTCATTCAGGAGAAATAGGACTTCAATAAAACAAAGGAGGAATCTTAAAATGAAAACAAAACAAATTATTTTAACAGGCTTATTTGCTGCATTAACTGCAGTAGGTGCAATGATTACAATTCCATTGCCTTTTAGCCCAGTACCTATAACTTTGCAAATTCTCTTTACCTTGCTTGCTGGAATTATTCTAGGTAGCCGTTATGGTGCTTTAAGTCAGCTTATCTATTTGTTTTTGGGTGGAATCGGTCTTCCTGTTTTTGCTGGAGGTAGTGGAGGATTTCAGGCTCTTGTAGGTCCAACGGCAGGATATCTCTGGGGTTTTGTTTTGGCTGCCTTTGTAGTAGGATTGATTGCCGAACACCGTTCTTCTTTAAAAACTGATATTTTTGCCATGTTGATCGGTATAATTCTCATTTATTTGCCCGGAATGATGGGGTTACATTGGATTGCAGGATTATCTTTTTCCAAGGCATTTGCCCTGGGTGTGTTACCTTTTATCCCGGGTGATCTTACAAAAGTATTATTAGCTGCTTTGATTAAAAGGCAACTTAGCAGTAGAGTTCCTTTTATTTTTGGTGAAGAAGGTTAAAGATTGATTTTTAAATCCAATTCTGTTAAAATAGTTCTGGCAATTGGAAATTGAAGGAGTGAATCAGGATGGTTTTAGTGATTGATGTAGGGAATACTAATACTGTATTGGGGGTATATCGTGGAGATGAGTTAATTGCCTATTGGCGTGTAGCCAGTGACCGTCAAAAAACCAGTGATGAATATGGAATTCTCTTTTATAGTTTACTTTCACATAAGGGAATTAATACCAAAGATATCCGGAGGATTATCATATCAAGCGTTGTACCCCCATTGGTGACAACTTTAGAAAAGGTCTGCCAGAACTATTTTAACATTCAGCCCCATGTGGTTGGCCCTGGTACCAAAACCGGAATGAATATTAAAATGGACAATCCTAAAGAAGTAGGGGCTGACCGTATTGTGAATGCGGTAGCAGCATATCATCTGTATGGTGGTCCTGTAATTATTGTCGATTTTGGTACGGCTACTACTTTCTGTGCAGTTAATTCTAAAGGAGATTATTTGGGTGGAGCCATTGCTCCCGGTGTAGGTATTGCTACAGAGGCCCTTTTTGCCCGTGCATCCAAACTTCCAAGAATTGAGCTTGTCAAACCTAAAAGGGTTATCGGAAAAAATACTATTGAAGGGATGCAGGCGGGGATTATTTATGGCTTTGTAGGTCAGGTGGATGGTGTTGTTCGGAGGATGCAAAAGGAGCTGGGAGAGAAAGCAAAAGTTGTGGCAACTGGTGGTCTATCATCTTTGATCGGGCCCGAGTCAGAAACTATTGAAATAATCAACCCTCTATTGACCCTTCAGGGATTGTTAATTATCGATAAAATGAATCCCTAATGGGAGTGGTTCCATGAAGATTGGAAATATAGTCATTGAAAATCCGGTGATTTTAGCACCTATGGCGGGAGTAACAGATCTACCCTTTCGACAGATTGTCAAAAAAATGGGCTGTGGTCTGGTTTATACCGAGATGGTAAGCGCAAAGGGTTTAATTTATGGCAATGAAAGGACTGAAAGACTTCTTGAGTTTGAGAAAGATGAAATTCCTGTTGCCATTCAGCTCTTTGGCTCTGAACCAGAGATTATGGCAAAAGCAGCCCGCCTGGTAGCAGAAAAAAAGCCAGCGATTATTGATATCAATATGGGTTGCCCTACTCCTAAAATAGTTAAAAATGGTGATGGTTCAGCTTTGATGAAAGATCCAGTTCTGGCTGGCGAAATTGTTGCTGCTATGACTGAGGCTGTTGATATACCCATTACTGTTAAGATGCGTAAAGGTTGGGATGAAGATAGTGTTAATGCTGTAGAACTGGCTCAAATCTGTGTTAAAAATGGTGCTAAAGCAATAGCAGTTCACGGACGAACCAGAGAACAGTTTTATTCAGGGAAAGCAGATTGGAAGATTATTCGAGAGGTAAAAGAAGCTGTAGATGTTCCTGTTATTGGTAATGGAGATATTTTTTCGCCGGAAGATGCGGTAGCTATGTTTGAAGAAACAGGCTGTGATGCTGTGATGATTGGTCGTGGCTGTCAGGGCAATCCCTGGATTTTTAAGCGGGTGACCCATTATCTTAAAACAGGTGAAATCCTGCCACCTCCTTCATATTCTGAACGGATTAAGATGGCTATCGAACATTTTAAGAGACATATTGCCTATAAAGGGGAAGAAGCTGGTATTCCTCAGATGCGCAAACACCTGGCCTGGTATATAAAGGGTTTACCTCATTGTACTAAGGTGAAAGAGGAAATCTTCCGTCTAAAGAGTTCTGATGAGATCATTTCAACTTTGCGGGATTATTTAGGGGAGTTAGAAGGTGATCAGTTGCAAAAAGTTAATTTTTCGCTTTAAAAGAAATTTTTGAACCATTTGAAGTTTGATTTCGGTATAATCCATGGGTCTTCTACCTATGAATTGGCTTATTATATACTGTGATGAGGCCATTCTTTTCAATCTCACTAAGATGGTTAAACGAAAAATTTCTAGGGCGTTCAAAATTAGCTTTTTTGTAGTTTAGCCATTATATTTAAGGGGCTGTCTCAAAAGTAATTAATTACTTTTGGGCATGGCCCCTTTTTTCATTGTTCATTTTAAATTCATTGAAAATTTTTCTGTTAAGAAAATAAAAACCCATACCTGACATTCTATACTGTTGCCAGTTTAGCCAGGTTATGGGCTATACACAGTAAACCCCATTCAATTTTTACTTTCTCAAGGCCACGAAGCAGAAATCTCCGGAATGACCAATTACCTTTGATCCTTCCAAAGACAGATTCCGCTTCAATTGCTCTTTGAGAACGGAGTTTCATACCTTTATCGGAACAAAGGTTTTCCTTTACCTTTTGCTTATATTCACGTAATTTAAAATTTATTCTTATTACTCGATCACCTTTGGCCCTGGTACAATTTTCTTTTAACTCACACTCATCACAATTTTCGCATTTGTAATATCTAATTTGTTTAGTATATCCATTTTCAGTCTTAATTTCTTTTGTCTTACAGTAAATGAGTCTTCTTTGAGCAGGACAAATAAACTCGTCGTTTTCTTTATCATACGGCCAGTTTTCTACTTTAAATATATCATTTTTAAACTTCTTCTTTTGTTCTTTATGAAAAGTATTATACTTAACATAAATATTAGTATTGGCTTTCTCTAAGTAATCATAATTTTCCTCACTACCATAACCTGAATCAGCTATCACATTTTCCGGAATCTTACCTGTAACTTCTTTTACTTTTTCTAAATGAGGTATTAAGCATCTTGAATCTGCCGGCCTTTGATGAATACTATAACCAACTACAAACTGATTCTCTGTACCTATCTGAACATTATATGCGGGCTTCAATTGCCCATTTTTCATGTGGTCTTCTTTCATTCTCATAAAAGTTGCATCAGTATCTGTTTTAGAATAACTGTTTCGTCCATTTAAAATCTCTTCCTGCTGCTCATATTTTTTCATTCGAGGAAGACATTTATCTTTGAGCTCTTTAACTGTTTTTTTTAACTTCTTATCTTTGGAGTTCTTTTCTAGACGTTCTTCAAGTTCCTTAATTTTTTCTTCGAGTTTCTTTGAATCTATTTCTTTTCCTTCACCCATCTCCTCCAGGTCATTATCCCCATACAATCTATTCTCTTCTTCGTTGGTTTTCTCAATCTCTTTTAAAAGTTCATTAATTTTTGCCCTAAGCCTTGCTTTGTACTTCTTTGTCGCTTTTCTCCAGACAAAGCTAT from the Anoxybacter fermentans genome contains:
- a CDS encoding IS1182 family transposase, which codes for MKRKNHNKKTFIEYNMNQTMLPLSFDVFIPENHLVRVVNSAIERMNIEPLLEKYKGGGRSSYHPKMMLKVIVYAYTQRIYSSRRIAKALRENIYFMWLSGNNKPDFRTINRFRSEIMKDVIDEVFASVLELLIEEGYVKLENYFLDGTKIEANANKYSFVWRKATKKYKARLRAKINELLKEIEKTNEEENRLYGDNDLEEMGEGKEIDSKKLEEKIKELEERLEKNSKDKKLKKTVKELKDKCLPRMKKYEQQEEILNGRNSYSKTDTDATFMRMKEDHMKNGQLKPAYNVQIGTENQFVVGYSIHQRPADSRCLIPHLEKVKEVTGKIPENVIADSGYGSEENYDYLEKANTNIYVKYNTFHKEQKKKFKNDIFKVENWPYDKENDEFICPAQRRLIYCKTKEIKTENGYTKQIRYYKCENCDECELKENCTRAKGDRVIRINFKLREYKQKVKENLCSDKGMKLRSQRAIEAESVFGRIKGNWSFRRFLLRGLEKVKIEWGLLCIAHNLAKLATV
- a CDS encoding type III pantothenate kinase, coding for MVLVIDVGNTNTVLGVYRGDELIAYWRVASDRQKTSDEYGILFYSLLSHKGINTKDIRRIIISSVVPPLVTTLEKVCQNYFNIQPHVVGPGTKTGMNIKMDNPKEVGADRIVNAVAAYHLYGGPVIIVDFGTATTFCAVNSKGDYLGGAIAPGVGIATEALFARASKLPRIELVKPKRVIGKNTIEGMQAGIIYGFVGQVDGVVRRMQKELGEKAKVVATGGLSSLIGPESETIEIINPLLTLQGLLIIDKMNP
- the cas6 gene encoding CRISPR-associated endoribonuclease Cas6 — translated: MIFEFVSENKLVLPIHYNHILQGLIYHSFSDRTLADFLHNNGYQLNKRKFKLFSFSRLMGDFIIDNQNKQIIFESPVKFVVTSVKPVIIQDITSNIIKNNYVRIGKEHLFLKEVKFESFNVESNKMYIKMLSPVVTYKTYEANGSKKTHYYSPWEPEFEEQIKNNLLKKYELVEGKKPDNLEFSIKPLFKKETAKPNIILYRDFVIKGWSGIFELSGDLKLLKIAYDIGIGAKNSLGFGCFEILTSKSSKNSRR
- a CDS encoding biotin transporter BioY, with the translated sequence MKTKQIILTGLFAALTAVGAMITIPLPFSPVPITLQILFTLLAGIILGSRYGALSQLIYLFLGGIGLPVFAGGSGGFQALVGPTAGYLWGFVLAAFVVGLIAEHRSSLKTDIFAMLIGIILIYLPGMMGLHWIAGLSFSKAFALGVLPFIPGDLTKVLLAALIKRQLSSRVPFIFGEEG
- a CDS encoding biotin--[acetyl-CoA-carboxylase] ligase, producing MSESLRQTILKLLSEQDTYISGQELSERLGVSRTAIWKHISALKEKGYEIESIPNKGYRLLNTPNRLIPEEILRNLKTTTLGKKIVFFEEIDSTNTQAKESALDYPEGTIFLAEAQTKGRGRLGRSWSSIPGKGIWCSVLLKPSLDPTFAGQFPLLTAVAIAETFHNLGVDAKIKWPNDLLVDGKKICGILTEMGAELDRINYLVIGFGINVKHKLEDFPKEIRTIATSLEMVLKKEVDRVQLLCDILLKLEKYYFQLLKEGFEPIRKLWKEYTCTLGHEVKISRFNELPLFGKALDLNPDGSLLFELPDGQIINVHSGEIGLQ
- the dusB gene encoding tRNA dihydrouridine synthase DusB; translation: MKIGNIVIENPVILAPMAGVTDLPFRQIVKKMGCGLVYTEMVSAKGLIYGNERTERLLEFEKDEIPVAIQLFGSEPEIMAKAARLVAEKKPAIIDINMGCPTPKIVKNGDGSALMKDPVLAGEIVAAMTEAVDIPITVKMRKGWDEDSVNAVELAQICVKNGAKAIAVHGRTREQFYSGKADWKIIREVKEAVDVPVIGNGDIFSPEDAVAMFEETGCDAVMIGRGCQGNPWIFKRVTHYLKTGEILPPPSYSERIKMAIEHFKRHIAYKGEEAGIPQMRKHLAWYIKGLPHCTKVKEEIFRLKSSDEIISTLRDYLGELEGDQLQKVNFSL